One Vanessa atalanta chromosome 8, ilVanAtal1.2, whole genome shotgun sequence genomic window carries:
- the LOC125065884 gene encoding oleosin-B6-like — MNFNESQTNRSGSLNRFDPKYASFGPRAPRPRPPAPPPALATFSPDAPRTHAAHAPHAPHAPHAPHAPHAPHAPHAPHSAHVGPDKYATVRPQRRTDPQPLSAAALEYRSLQRPRRQQNANAQHRRRHEQRDQREQRDTRDQRDQRDQRDQRDLYAVTEL; from the exons ATGAACTTCAATGAGA GTCAGACGAATCGTTCGGGCTCGCTGAACCGCTTCGACCCGAAGTACGCCTCCTTCgggccgcgcgcgccgcgcccgcgcccgcccgcgccgccgcccgccctCGCCACCTTCTCGCCCGACGCGCCGCGCACGCACGCCGCGCacgcgccgcacgcgccgcacgCCCCGCACGCCCCGCACGCCCCGCACGCCCCCCACGCGCCGCACGCCCCGCACAGCGCGCACGTGGGGCCCGACAAGTACGCCACCGTGCGCCCGCAGCGCCGCACCGACCCGCAGCCGCTGTCCGCCGCCGCGCTGGAGTACCGCAGCCTGCAGCGCCCGCGCCGCCAGCAGAACGCGAACGCGCAGCACCGGCGTCGCCACGAGCAGCGCGACCAGCGCGAGCAGCGCGACACACGGGACCAGCGGGACCAGCGGGACCAGCGGGACCAGCGGGATCTCTACGCGGTCACGGAGTTGTAG
- the LOC125065597 gene encoding sulfotransferase 1 family member D1-like — protein sequence MTEKTTFPYEIKNVTEEEDKLVKKYYKDYVRPFIRVGPHGYFWMAGFGDHAADIYNLEVRPDDIWVVSFSRSGTTWLQELVWLIATNLDYEGAAATPLTKRYAFIEYPTQASEIRKEQPPSVNSNHRATFDDFRNLHTLTSPRFIKTHLPLSLLPPKLLDTAKVLYIARDPRDVAVSFHFMHKLFRYFDEGVTFEEFWDLFKKDLLLHLPIFPHIEEAWAKRDHQNMMFLFYEEMQKNLQSVIDKVSKFLDKDYATEQKEKLAEYLSFENMKKSPGFKFGKSENKDSELTFMRKGKSGNWINYFNTDKMKKEVEEYFEKHMKNTDLRFPEIN from the exons ATGACGGAAAAAACAACATTTCCGTATGAGATCAAAAACGTCACGGAAGAAGAGGACAAATTGGTCAAAAAGTACTACaaag ACTATGTTCGCCCGTTCATCCGTGTTGGGCCTCATGGATACTTCTGGATGGCAGGTTTTGGTGACCACGCCGCAGATATCTACAATCTTGAAGTCAGACCCGATGATATTTGGGTCGTCTCATTTTCTAGATCAG GTACCACGTGGCTACAAGAACTGGTGTGGTTGATCGCAACCAATCTGGATTACGAGGGTGCTGCAGCCACACCTCTTACAAAAAGATACGCATTCATTGA ATATCCTACACAGGCTTCAGAAATAAGAAAAGAACAACCGCCATCAGTCAACAGCAATCATCGAGCAACGTTCGATGACTTCAGAAATCTACATACTCTGACTTCACCgcgttttattaaaactcaTCTACCGCTGTCTCTGTTGCCGCCGAAATTACTTGACACGGCTAAG GTGCTTTACATAGCGAGAGATCCTCGGGACGTCGCCGTGTCATTCCATTTTATGCACAAACTATTCAGATATTTCGACGAGGGCGTCACGTTCGAAGAGTTCTGGGACCTCTTTAAAAAGGACTTAT tattacatTTGCCGATTTTCCCGCACATAGAAGAGGCTTGGGCGAAACGGGACCATCAGAACATGATGTTTTTATTCTACGAGGAAATGCAAAAG AATCTACAATCTGTGATTGATAAAGTATCCAAATTCCTCGATAAAGATTATGCTACTGAACAGAAAGAAAAACTGGCTGAATATCTTAGTTTTGAAAACATGAAGAAGTCACCCGGTTTCAAATTTGGCAAATCCGAAAATAAAGATAGCGAACTAACATTTATGAGAAAAG gtaaatCTGGCAACtggattaattatttcaatacagaCAAAATGAAGAAAGAGGTCGAAGAATATTTTGAGAAACACATGAAGAATACGGACCTACGCTTCCCAGAAATTAATTAA